The following nucleotide sequence is from Anaerococcus sp. Marseille-Q7828.
AAATCCATCGTGTTCTAGTAAAGGACGGTCAGTTTCTAATATGCAATGAAGGAGCATATAGAGAGCATAAAAACATAAAAAAATGGGCGGATATGCTAGATTTTGAAGTTTATTCACCCGAATATCTTACAGAAACATTGAATAAGATAGGATTTAAATGCGAATGCCATCTTGACGAGAAAGAGCATATAGTATTGTTAGCTAGAAAATTATAAAAGAATTTGCGAATAATGAAAAATAAATCATAAGGAGAAGTAGAGAAAAAATCTACTTCTTTTTTTATTGCAAGGAGGATTAGAATGGTAACAAACAAAAGATATTATTGGATAAAATTAAAAGAAGAATTTTTCACAGACAAAAGGATAAAAAGACTAAGGAGAATATCGGGAGGAGATACCTACACGATAATCTACCTTAAACTTCTACTACTAAGCCTAAAAGATGAGGGCAAACTCTATTATGACGGAGTAGAAAGTGATTTTATAAAAGAGTTAGCACTAACGATAGATGAAACAGACGATGATGTAATGGTCACAGTTAATTATTTAATCAATCAAGGCTTATTAGAAGTTGTAACAGAAAATGATGAATACTACCTAACTGAAATACCAAACTTAATCGGATCAGAAACAGCCTGGGCAGAGAAAAAAAGAAGATACAGACAAAATAAACAGAGGACATTGTCCTTAATGAGTCCAACCCATGTCCGACAAGAGATAGAGATAGAGAAAGATATAGAGATAGATAAAGATAGAGAGGGAGAGATAGATAAAAAGTCCACCCCCATCTTTTATGGAGAATTCAAAAATGTAAGGTTAAGCAAAGAAGAATATAAAAACCTTAAAGAAAAATTAAACTCACACACAGAAATAATGATAAATAAACTATCAAGATACATGGAAAGCAGTG
It contains:
- a CDS encoding phage replisome organizer N-terminal domain-containing protein; amino-acid sequence: MVTNKRYYWIKLKEEFFTDKRIKRLRRISGGDTYTIIYLKLLLLSLKDEGKLYYDGVESDFIKELALTIDETDDDVMVTVNYLINQGLLEVVTENDEYYLTEIPNLIGSETAWAEKKRRYRQNKQRTLSLMSPTHVRQEIEIEKDIEIDKDREGEIDKKSTPIFYGEFKNVRLSKEEYKNLKEKLNSHTEIMINKLSRYMESSGKTYQNHYVTILKWYEEDKDKLRQKGLNKKMNYDVGESL